From the Maioricimonas rarisocia genome, one window contains:
- a CDS encoding DNA-methyltransferase, with translation MSHRDEVRRHARHVVTIRGAKPHCSGKDFRLYHGDAFHLGLRLPPQTFDAVICDPPYCSGGTTAAARQRGPQVKYCQNRDACGRPSFDGDERDQRSFLAWCTLWLTACRKASITGAYCLVFSDWRQLPIVTDAVQAGGWTWRGVIPWNKGRGARAPHKGYFRHQCEYAVWGTNGRVPRPSHGGPFAGCLFATVRQSEKHHMTGKPTELMRELVQIVPPGGLILDPFAGSATTGVAALLERRRFVGVEDSLAYCDIAARRLTAAQRGQTVERRAA, from the coding sequence ATGTCTCACCGCGACGAGGTGCGTCGACACGCGAGACACGTTGTCACGATTCGAGGGGCCAAGCCGCACTGTAGCGGCAAAGACTTTCGGTTGTACCACGGCGATGCTTTCCATCTGGGCCTTCGGCTTCCGCCGCAAACGTTTGATGCAGTCATCTGCGATCCGCCATATTGCAGTGGAGGCACCACAGCCGCGGCCCGTCAGCGCGGACCACAGGTCAAATACTGCCAAAACAGGGACGCGTGCGGCCGACCTTCGTTCGACGGAGACGAGCGGGACCAGCGGAGCTTTCTTGCCTGGTGCACGCTCTGGCTGACCGCATGCCGGAAAGCTTCGATCACGGGGGCCTACTGTTTGGTATTTTCCGACTGGCGGCAGTTACCAATCGTGACAGATGCCGTGCAGGCTGGTGGGTGGACTTGGCGGGGCGTGATTCCGTGGAACAAAGGTCGAGGAGCTCGCGCCCCGCACAAAGGGTACTTTCGACACCAGTGCGAGTATGCTGTCTGGGGAACGAACGGCCGAGTTCCAAGACCGTCACACGGCGGACCGTTTGCCGGTTGCCTGTTTGCGACAGTCCGGCAGAGCGAAAAGCATCACATGACTGGTAAGCCGACCGAACTCATGCGGGAGTTGGTGCAGATTGTCCCGCCAGGTGGGCTGATTCTGGATCCGTTCGCCGGATCAGCGACAACCGGAGTGGCAGCTCTTCTTGAGAGACGCCGATTCGTCGGCGTCGAAGACTCGCTCGCGTACTGCGACATTGCTGCCCGGCGACTGACGGCGGCCCAACGAGGCCAGACAGTCGAGCGGCGAGCGGCCTGA